One region of Mus musculus strain C57BL/6J chromosome 15, GRCm38.p6 C57BL/6J genomic DNA includes:
- the Fignl2 gene encoding putative fidgetin-like protein 2 isoform X1 gives MHWTPEHAQPLNQWPEQHLDVSSTTPSPAHKLELPPGGRQRCHYAWAHDDISALTASNLLKRYAEKYSGVLDYERPGLGSYGDAAFLNGAKGDPEPWPGPEPPYPLASLHEGLPGAKAAGAGGSAGLGGSPVVAGNLTEPLYTGNACGGPSAATEYAAGYGGGYLASGYCAQTSAALAPPPPPALLQPAPPPGYGPSAPLYNYPAAGYAAQPGYGALPPPAAPPAPYLPSGLAAPTPLPAPAPPRPAPYGFPAAAEGVSLKRKAVDEGAEARYRKYAYEPAKAPAADGASYPAADDTECRGNGFRSKPPGATEDGTGKYGGGGPLKVLGSPAYAPQLEPFDKFPERVPAAHGGFAEPSGEPAKGVDPGALELVSSKMVDCGPPVQWADVAGQGALKAALEEELLWPLLRPPACPGSALPPRTVLFFGPRGCGKALLGRCLATRLGATLLRLRGAGLAASGAVEGARLLQAAFAAARCRPPAVLLISELDALLPARDDGASLRAPLLTCLDGSCGARADGVLVVGTTSRPAALDEATRRRFALRFYVALPDGAARGQILQRALAQQGCALNERELAALVQGTQGFSGGELGQLCQQAAAEAGISGLQRPLSYKDVEAALAKVGSRAPSKELDSLVEWDKMYGSGH, from the coding sequence AGCGCTGCCACTACGCTTGGGCACACGACGACATTTCCGCCCTCACAGCCTCCAACCTCCTCAAGCGCTACGCCGAGAAGTACTCCGGAGTCCTGGACTACGAGCGCCCGGGCCTGGGCAGCTACGGTGACGCCGCCTTCCTCAACGGTGCCAAAGGGGACCCGGAGCCCTGGCCCGGGCCAGAGCCACCTTACCCTCTAGCCTCGCTCCACGAAGGCCTCCCGGGAGCCAAGGCGGCTGGCGCGGGTGGCTCCGCCGGCCTCGGGGGCTCCCCGGTAGTAGCTGGCAACCTGACTGAGCCGCTGTACACGGGCAACGCGTGCGGGGGACCGTCGGCGGCCACTGAGTACGCGGCGGGCTACGGAGGCGGGTACCTGGCGTCCGGCTACTGCGCGCAAACGAGCGCCGCGCTCGCCCCGCCGCCCCCGCCCGCGCTGCTGCAGCCAGCGCCGCCGCCCGGCTACGGCCCCTCGGCGCCGCTCTACAACTACCCGGCGGCCGGCTACGCGGCGCAGCCCGGCTACGGGGCGCTCCCGCCGCCCGCCGCGCCGCCCGCGCCCTACTTGCCCTCCGGGCTGGCGGCGCCCACGCCCCTGCCCGCGCCCGCGCCACCCCGGCCCGCGCCCTACGGCTTCCCCGCGGCCGCCGAGGGCGTGTCGCTGAAGCGCAAGGCGGTGGACGAGGGCGCGGAAGCCCGCTACCGCAAGTACGCTTACGAGCCGGCCAAGGCCCCCGCGGCCGACGGCGCCTCCTACCCCGCCGCGGACGACACCGAGTGTCGGGGCAACGGGTTCCGTTCGAAGCCACCCGGGGCGACGGAGGATGGGACCGGCAAGTACGGCGGCGGCGGCCCTCTCAAGGTCCTGGGCTCCCCCGCCTACGCGCCGCAGCTCGAGCCCTTTGACAAGTTCCCGGAGCGGGTCCCGGCCGCCCACGGAGGCTTCGCGGAGCCGTCGGGGGAGCCCGCCAAGGGCGTGGACCCGGGGGCGCTGGAGCTGGTGAGCAGCAAGATGGTAGACTGCGGGCCCCCAGTGCAGTGGGCGGATGTGGCGGGCCAGGGCGCGCTCAAGGCGGCCCTAGAGGAGGAGCTGCTTTGGCCCTTGCTGAGGCCGCCCGCCTGTCCCGGCAGCGCGCTCCCGCCGCGGACCGTGCTGTTCTTCGGGCCCCGCGGCTGCGGTAAGGCGCTGCTGGGGCGCTGCCTCGCCACCCGACTAGGTGCCACGCTGCTGCGCCTGCGCGGAGCCGGCCTGGCGGCCTCGGGCGCCGTCGAGGGCGCGCGCCTCCTGCAGGCGGCCTTTGCTGCTGCGCGCTGCCGCCCGCCCGCTGTGCTGCTCATCAGCGAGCTGGACGCGCTGCTGCCGGCGAGGGACGACGGCGCGTCCCTGCGGGCGCCTCTACTGACCTGCCTGGACGGCAGCTGCGGCGCGCGCGCCGACGGCGTGCTGGTGGTGGGTACCACCTCGCGGCCGGCGGCCCTGGACGAAGCTACCCGCCGGCGGTTCGCGCTGCGCTTCTACGTGGCGCTGCCCGACGGCGCGGCGCGCGGGCAGATCCTGCAGAGGGCGCTGGCTCAGCAGGGCTGTGCGCTGAACGAGCGGGAGCTGGCCGCCCTGGTGCAGGGAACTCAGGGCTTTTCTGGGGGCGAGCTGGGGCAGTTGTGCCAGCAGGCAGCGGCCGAGGCGGGCATCTCTGGACTGCAGAGGCCCCTCTCCTACAAAGATGTGGAGGCTGCTCTAGCCAAGGTGGGCTCTCGGGCTCCCTCCAAGGAGCTGGACTCGTTAGTTGAGTGGGACAAAATGTATGGCTCCGGACACTGA